In Gemmata obscuriglobus, a single genomic region encodes these proteins:
- a CDS encoding alpha/beta hydrolase family esterase → MVFLTGTGGTAEWADRETGWSELARQEGFALAVPEALPPDPAAPPTFLTNPPRWNDGSPPLFQQPQQNDVEFLTAVIDDAAVRYEVDPRHVFVTGFSNGAGMAFRLAAEAADRVAAIAPVAGYCWVGDLQLLRPVPTLYTVGTRDLLIPLRGGDVRLPWNQRLVRRPPVTDTLERWAQALGCAAAPVVRSDDPAVRVDTYPGPVTFDAVTIEGLGHHWPGGRALLNPRLAGPPSTAVRATEMIWEFFRRSMLGA, encoded by the coding sequence GTGGTCTTCCTGACCGGCACCGGCGGAACGGCGGAGTGGGCCGATCGGGAAACTGGTTGGTCCGAACTCGCTCGCCAGGAAGGTTTTGCGCTTGCGGTGCCGGAGGCACTCCCGCCCGACCCGGCGGCACCGCCCACCTTCCTCACAAACCCGCCGCGGTGGAACGACGGCTCGCCGCCGCTGTTCCAACAGCCACAACAAAACGACGTCGAGTTTCTGACCGCGGTTATCGATGACGCGGCCGTTCGTTACGAAGTCGATCCGCGGCACGTGTTTGTAACAGGGTTCTCGAACGGCGCCGGAATGGCGTTCCGGTTGGCCGCTGAGGCCGCCGATCGGGTGGCCGCGATCGCGCCGGTCGCCGGTTACTGTTGGGTTGGTGACCTGCAACTTTTGCGCCCGGTGCCCACGCTCTACACAGTCGGCACACGAGACCTGCTGATCCCGCTCCGCGGCGGGGACGTGCGCTTGCCCTGGAACCAGCGCCTCGTGCGGCGGCCGCCGGTCACCGACACGCTCGAACGCTGGGCGCAGGCGCTCGGGTGTGCGGCCGCACCGGTCGTCCGGAGCGACGATCCGGCGGTCCGGGTAGACACGTACCCCGGCCCGGTCACGTTCGACGCGGTAACGATTGAAGGGCTCGGGCACCACTGGCCCGGCGGCCGGGCGCTGCTGAACCCGCGGCTCGCCGGCCCGCCCTCGACCGCGGTCCGCGCCACCGAAATGATTTGGGAGTTCTTCCGGCGTTCCATGCTTGGCGCATGA
- a CDS encoding RNA polymerase sigma factor RpoD/SigA, protein MNRMTHNDGFTDRPDDETREDLDEKAHGRDEDEDDLADESDEDEDTALEPARGEDEGAAEDEYASGPDDALGLYLRQMGSIPLLNREKELALAKRLEHHRNRFRAAALLCPRLLDRAREKFEQIAAGQTPIDPNIDAYSSADLRLTRAQIHARLATDLPTLGVLLQQDAEVFAAGARDEYRGSRSDWQRDRFLRLAKCRRLVHELSPRTEILERWTDELNDLADELKHLAIAHAAAASPADRARLGRQLRDAECRACMTADELAALVRVLRKRRLAYQAVRKELAEANLRLVVSIAKNYRNRGLPFSDLIQEGNRGLMRAVDKYEWRLEFKFGTYATWWVRQGITRALHDNARTVRVPCHQISLLSRMEKLRGELTVATGREPTSEELAEALGVKPEEARSLRIVGRHPVSLNDSVGGDGERALEDFLSDTHISPPGEHVDANLLKERIGEVLKSLAPREREVIELRFGLKDGTPKTLDEVAKQYGITRERIRQIEARGLLKLRQPTRSCRLEEFADADEE, encoded by the coding sequence ATGAACCGGATGACGCACAACGACGGCTTCACCGACCGCCCGGACGACGAGACCCGCGAGGATCTCGACGAGAAGGCCCACGGGCGCGACGAGGACGAGGACGACCTGGCCGACGAGTCCGACGAGGACGAGGACACCGCGCTCGAACCGGCCCGCGGGGAGGACGAGGGCGCCGCGGAGGACGAGTACGCGAGCGGCCCGGACGACGCGCTCGGGCTGTACCTGCGCCAGATGGGCTCCATCCCGTTGCTGAACCGCGAGAAGGAACTGGCGCTCGCCAAGCGGCTGGAGCACCACCGCAACCGCTTCCGCGCCGCGGCCCTGCTGTGCCCGCGGCTGCTGGACCGGGCGCGGGAGAAGTTCGAGCAGATCGCCGCCGGGCAAACGCCGATCGATCCCAACATCGACGCCTACTCGTCGGCCGACCTGCGGCTCACCCGCGCGCAGATCCACGCCCGCCTCGCGACCGACCTGCCGACCCTCGGCGTGCTCCTCCAGCAGGACGCCGAGGTGTTCGCCGCCGGCGCCCGGGACGAGTATCGGGGCTCCCGCAGCGACTGGCAGCGGGACCGGTTCCTGCGGCTCGCGAAGTGCCGCCGGCTGGTCCACGAGCTGTCGCCGCGCACGGAGATCCTGGAGCGCTGGACGGACGAGCTGAACGACCTGGCCGATGAACTGAAGCATTTGGCGATCGCGCACGCTGCGGCGGCCTCGCCTGCGGACCGCGCCCGGCTCGGCCGGCAGCTCCGCGACGCCGAGTGCCGCGCCTGCATGACCGCCGACGAACTGGCCGCGCTGGTCCGGGTGCTCCGTAAGCGCCGGCTGGCCTATCAGGCGGTGCGCAAGGAACTGGCCGAGGCGAACCTGCGGCTGGTGGTGTCGATCGCGAAGAACTACCGCAACCGCGGGCTGCCGTTCTCGGACCTGATCCAGGAGGGCAACCGCGGGCTGATGCGGGCCGTCGACAAGTACGAGTGGCGGCTGGAGTTCAAGTTCGGCACCTACGCGACGTGGTGGGTGCGGCAGGGCATCACCCGGGCGCTGCACGACAACGCCCGCACCGTGCGCGTGCCGTGCCACCAGATCAGCCTGCTGTCGCGCATGGAGAAGTTGCGCGGCGAACTGACGGTAGCGACCGGCCGCGAGCCCACCTCCGAGGAACTGGCGGAGGCGCTGGGGGTGAAGCCCGAGGAGGCGCGGAGCCTGCGCATCGTCGGCCGGCACCCGGTCAGCCTGAACGACTCGGTGGGCGGAGATGGGGAGCGTGCGCTGGAGGACTTCCTCAGCGACACGCACATCTCCCCGCCCGGCGAGCACGTGGACGCGAACCTGTTGAAGGAACGCATCGGCGAGGTGCTGAAGAGCCTTGCGCCGCGTGAGCGTGAGGTGATCGAGCTGCGGTTCGGGCTGAAGGACGGCACCCCGAAGACGCTCGACGAGGTGGCGAAGCAGTACGGGATCACCCGCGAGCGCATCCGCCAGATCGAGGCCCGCGGCCTGTTGAAGCTGCGCCAGCCGACCCGCTCCTGCCGGCTCGAAGAGTTCGCTGACGCCGACGAAGAGTAA
- a CDS encoding ABC transporter ATP-binding protein, whose product MTEPVLATENLTKDYGSFRALRALTLSVQPGEVVGLLGPNGSGKSTALRLMLGFIRPTAGRATLAGFDCWSQSVEARKRVAYLPGELRLYETMTGRRLVSFLARLRGDTAGPEVEALAKKLDIDIDRPLTQMSSGMKRKVALLAVLVPRVPLIILDEPTNTLDPTMRDELLDQLKSAKARGQAVLFSSHVLQEVEAVCDRVAVLRRGELVHVQHMSELREGRAVRARLTGPAPARGPGGTELGPDELTGDGRLQLTFRGPLPVLLEWLANQPLTDLVVEPQGLTPIYKKYHG is encoded by the coding sequence ATGACCGAGCCGGTACTGGCCACCGAGAACCTGACCAAAGACTACGGCTCGTTCCGCGCGCTCCGCGCGCTCACGCTGTCGGTGCAACCCGGCGAGGTGGTGGGGCTGCTCGGCCCGAACGGGTCCGGCAAGTCCACCGCGCTGCGGCTCATGCTCGGCTTCATTCGGCCCACCGCGGGCCGCGCTACCCTCGCGGGTTTCGACTGTTGGTCCCAGAGCGTCGAGGCACGCAAGCGGGTCGCGTACCTGCCCGGCGAACTGCGGCTCTACGAGACGATGACCGGGCGCCGGCTCGTCTCGTTCCTCGCCCGGCTCCGCGGCGACACGGCCGGGCCGGAAGTCGAGGCGCTGGCCAAGAAGCTGGACATCGACATCGACCGGCCGCTGACGCAGATGTCGAGCGGGATGAAGCGCAAGGTCGCGCTGCTCGCGGTGCTCGTGCCCCGGGTGCCGCTCATCATCCTGGACGAGCCGACCAACACGCTCGACCCCACCATGCGTGACGAACTGTTGGACCAGTTGAAGTCGGCCAAAGCCCGTGGCCAGGCGGTGCTGTTCTCGTCGCACGTGCTGCAAGAGGTGGAAGCGGTGTGCGACCGGGTGGCGGTGCTGCGCCGGGGCGAGCTGGTCCACGTGCAGCACATGAGCGAGTTGCGCGAGGGCCGCGCGGTCCGCGCGCGGCTCACCGGTCCGGCCCCGGCGCGCGGCCCCGGCGGTACGGAACTCGGTCCCGACGAGCTGACCGGCGACGGGCGGTTGCAGCTCACGTTCCGCGGCCCGCTGCCGGTCCTACTGGAGTGGCTCGCGAACCAACCGCTCACGGACCTCGTCGTCGAGCCGCAAGGGCTGACGCCGATCTACAAGAAGTACCACGGGTGA
- a CDS encoding ABC transporter permease subunit has product MTFILVRKLLRDARAALIVVCLLLFVFAAFWVKITQRVTTQIVPVARLVSQPFGNEKTLEKVFVRGPSKVSQAALGWGEVNFNQPVDFLAIGLLHPVVLVVCLVWGVGRAAGAVAGELDRGTMELLLSQPVPRHQLVLAHLAVDAVVLPLLCLSFFAGTQFGLWAAGDFVPDYALLDEAAKESPKLASLLDLIPLDRTPLAVNAQGELLGLVNTLGLLFAISGMTLALSALGRSRWRVIGYAVLVLVVMFLANTIGQLWEPAGWVRPFTLFYYYQPQRAMIEGAWCVDLGKTWELGRPVPVPAVGVLLAVGAAGYALALRAFTRRDLPAPL; this is encoded by the coding sequence ATGACGTTCATTCTCGTTCGCAAGCTGCTGCGCGACGCGCGGGCCGCGCTGATCGTGGTGTGCCTGCTGCTGTTCGTGTTCGCCGCCTTCTGGGTGAAGATCACCCAGCGCGTCACGACGCAGATCGTTCCGGTGGCCCGGCTGGTGTCGCAGCCGTTCGGCAACGAGAAGACGCTGGAGAAGGTGTTCGTCCGCGGGCCGAGCAAGGTGTCGCAGGCGGCACTCGGCTGGGGCGAGGTGAACTTCAACCAGCCGGTCGACTTCCTGGCCATCGGCCTGCTGCACCCGGTGGTGCTGGTCGTGTGCCTCGTGTGGGGGGTGGGCCGGGCGGCCGGGGCGGTCGCGGGCGAGTTGGACCGGGGGACGATGGAACTGCTGCTCTCGCAACCGGTGCCGCGACACCAACTCGTCCTCGCGCACCTCGCGGTCGATGCGGTGGTGCTGCCGCTGCTGTGCCTGAGCTTCTTCGCGGGCACGCAGTTCGGGCTGTGGGCGGCGGGCGACTTCGTGCCCGATTACGCCCTGCTCGACGAGGCCGCCAAGGAGTCGCCGAAGCTCGCGTCGCTGCTCGACCTGATCCCGCTCGACCGCACCCCGCTCGCCGTGAACGCGCAGGGCGAACTCCTCGGGCTGGTGAACACGCTCGGGCTGCTGTTCGCCATTAGTGGGATGACGCTGGCGCTCTCCGCCCTGGGCCGCAGCCGGTGGCGGGTGATCGGCTATGCGGTGCTGGTACTGGTCGTGATGTTCCTGGCGAACACGATCGGCCAGTTGTGGGAGCCGGCGGGCTGGGTGCGGCCGTTCACGCTGTTCTACTACTACCAGCCGCAGCGCGCGATGATCGAGGGGGCGTGGTGCGTCGACCTGGGCAAGACGTGGGAACTCGGCCGCCCGGTGCCGGTGCCGGCGGTCGGGGTGCTGCTGGCGGTCGGGGCGGCCGGGTACGCGCTGGCGCTGCGGGCCTTCACCCGGCGCGACCTGCCGGCCCCGCTGTGA
- a CDS encoding Ig-like domain-containing protein — protein sequence MNCVTAILVALASGLGGTAARADDVTLGSVPPVVVKTVPEAGAGEVDPKVTEIRVTFSKDMQDKSWSWATVSEESFPKLDGKPKYLADKRTCVLPVKLEPGKTYAIWVNSEKFGNFKDADDRSAVPYLLVFKTKK from the coding sequence ATGAATTGCGTGACGGCTATCCTTGTGGCTCTGGCGAGCGGTCTCGGCGGGACCGCCGCACGGGCGGACGACGTGACCCTCGGTTCCGTTCCCCCAGTGGTCGTGAAGACGGTTCCCGAAGCCGGGGCCGGAGAGGTCGATCCGAAGGTGACCGAAATTCGGGTCACGTTCAGCAAGGACATGCAGGACAAATCCTGGTCGTGGGCCACCGTGTCCGAGGAGAGCTTCCCGAAGCTGGACGGCAAACCAAAGTACCTCGCGGACAAGCGGACCTGCGTGCTGCCGGTGAAACTGGAACCCGGCAAGACCTATGCGATCTGGGTGAACAGCGAGAAGTTCGGAAACTTCAAAGACGCCGACGACCGCTCGGCGGTCCCGTACCTGCTGGTGTTCAAGACCAAGAAGTGA
- a CDS encoding WD40 repeat domain-containing serine/threonine protein kinase: MTHEVTTTTECPPLSELQRLMHGRCTEARSSALCDHVGACPDCQKRLDSLTGSGTDLAEHLREATQETPAQNSAYWRALRDAEDELRRTAFFATGGLADTPAPENDLKLEFLQPPDKADQLGKLAQFEIVRVVGRGGMGVVLQAYDPSLDRNVAIKVIDPQLANNEVARQRFCREARAAAAVTHDNLVAVHQVNEDEPSGLPYLVMQLIQGESLEQRIKRGGKLSAGEVARLGMQAAAGLAAAHAGGLIHRDIKPGNILLEAPVDRVKLTDFGLARAAEDVKLTRTGFVAGSPLYMAPEQARGEPVDTRADLFSLGTVLYEAATGVAPFDAKTPLAVLRRVSDETQMPLVRINPDIPKWLSDAVDRLLQKEPAERFQSAAEVAEVFAEGLAEMHMLSPLDVPAEVCAGSRSSTRLRRQPICWKAVAHRSKAWAGGSALGAIAVGALWFSLGGNGKPVNAEPVLPPDLVAPAPVAADLTQLVTLRGIDVASGAARRTTTNPEPKIVLRGESGAVWAITFLDNNQLVMGMESGTVKIWDWQRGTVRNELNHPDGNSGNIWAADACLKCKYLMVASDDSAVTFWNLQNVQRPEFSFPESTSTKTAAFSPNGKYLATGSRNSQVKIWDWANNIAVVKLQHRGTVHSVAYNPDGTQLASAGSDGKVKVWNLKNVNWINGEGAVESVDLAQHKGGVYSVVFSPDGSRIASAGWDGYVRIWDAVNGTQLQPIKAHDLDAWSVSFGNNGKWVASAGSDGFVKVWDVETGAEVFSFHGPTAYHVVRFARDGTTLAAGGRDGTVKVWEIKK, translated from the coding sequence ATGACTCACGAAGTGACGACCACCACCGAGTGCCCGCCGCTGAGCGAGCTGCAACGGCTCATGCACGGGCGCTGCACCGAGGCCCGCTCGTCGGCGCTGTGCGACCACGTCGGGGCGTGCCCCGACTGTCAGAAGCGGCTCGACAGCCTCACCGGCTCCGGGACCGACCTCGCCGAGCACCTCCGCGAGGCCACTCAAGAGACCCCGGCCCAGAACTCCGCGTACTGGCGTGCGCTGCGCGACGCCGAAGACGAGCTGCGCCGCACGGCGTTTTTCGCGACCGGTGGCCTGGCCGACACCCCCGCGCCGGAAAACGACCTCAAGCTCGAGTTCCTCCAACCGCCGGACAAGGCGGACCAGCTCGGCAAGCTCGCGCAGTTCGAGATCGTTCGGGTCGTCGGCCGGGGCGGGATGGGCGTGGTGCTCCAGGCCTACGACCCGTCCCTCGACCGCAACGTCGCCATCAAGGTGATCGACCCGCAACTGGCCAACAACGAGGTCGCGCGGCAGCGGTTCTGCCGCGAGGCCCGCGCCGCCGCGGCGGTCACCCACGACAACCTCGTCGCGGTCCACCAGGTCAACGAGGACGAGCCGTCGGGGCTCCCGTACCTCGTGATGCAGTTGATCCAGGGCGAGTCGCTCGAGCAGCGCATCAAGCGGGGCGGCAAGCTGTCCGCCGGGGAGGTCGCGCGGCTCGGGATGCAGGCGGCGGCGGGGCTCGCGGCCGCGCACGCCGGCGGGCTCATCCACCGCGACATCAAGCCCGGCAACATTCTGCTCGAAGCGCCCGTCGACCGCGTGAAGCTGACCGACTTCGGTCTCGCGCGGGCGGCGGAGGACGTGAAGCTCACCCGCACCGGGTTCGTGGCCGGGTCGCCGCTGTACATGGCCCCCGAGCAGGCCCGGGGCGAGCCGGTGGACACCCGGGCCGACCTGTTCTCGCTCGGGACGGTGCTGTACGAAGCGGCCACGGGCGTCGCCCCGTTCGACGCGAAGACCCCGCTGGCGGTGCTGCGGCGCGTCTCGGACGAGACGCAGATGCCGCTGGTGCGGATCAACCCCGACATCCCGAAGTGGCTGTCCGACGCCGTGGACCGGCTCCTCCAGAAAGAGCCCGCGGAGCGGTTCCAGAGCGCCGCCGAGGTGGCGGAGGTGTTCGCCGAGGGGCTGGCCGAGATGCACATGCTCTCGCCGCTCGACGTGCCGGCCGAGGTGTGCGCGGGGTCGCGCTCCAGCACCCGGCTGCGGAGGCAACCGATCTGCTGGAAGGCGGTCGCGCACCGGTCGAAGGCGTGGGCCGGCGGGTCGGCGCTCGGCGCCATCGCGGTCGGCGCACTCTGGTTCTCGCTGGGTGGGAACGGCAAGCCCGTGAACGCCGAACCGGTTCTTCCGCCGGACCTCGTTGCGCCGGCGCCGGTCGCGGCCGACCTGACGCAGCTCGTTACGCTCCGCGGCATCGACGTGGCCAGCGGCGCGGCCCGCCGGACGACCACGAACCCCGAGCCGAAAATCGTCCTCCGGGGCGAGTCCGGGGCGGTGTGGGCCATCACGTTCCTGGACAACAACCAGCTCGTGATGGGCATGGAGTCCGGCACGGTCAAAATCTGGGACTGGCAGCGGGGGACGGTGCGGAACGAGCTGAACCACCCGGACGGCAACAGCGGGAACATCTGGGCCGCGGACGCGTGCCTGAAGTGTAAGTACCTGATGGTGGCGTCCGACGACTCGGCGGTCACCTTCTGGAACCTGCAAAACGTGCAGCGGCCCGAGTTCTCGTTCCCCGAATCGACCTCGACCAAAACCGCGGCCTTCAGCCCGAACGGGAAGTACCTCGCGACCGGGAGCCGGAACTCGCAGGTCAAGATCTGGGACTGGGCGAACAACATCGCGGTGGTGAAGCTCCAGCACCGCGGCACCGTCCACTCGGTGGCGTACAACCCGGACGGCACCCAGCTCGCGAGTGCCGGCTCGGACGGCAAGGTGAAAGTGTGGAACCTGAAGAACGTGAACTGGATCAACGGTGAGGGGGCGGTGGAGTCGGTGGACCTGGCCCAGCACAAAGGCGGGGTGTATTCGGTGGTGTTCAGCCCCGACGGGTCGCGGATCGCCAGCGCCGGGTGGGACGGTTACGTCCGCATCTGGGACGCGGTCAACGGCACGCAGCTCCAGCCGATCAAGGCCCACGACCTCGACGCCTGGTCGGTGAGTTTCGGGAACAACGGGAAGTGGGTCGCCAGTGCCGGGTCCGACGGGTTCGTGAAGGTGTGGGACGTGGAGACCGGCGCCGAGGTGTTCTCCTTCCACGGCCCGACGGCGTACCACGTGGTCCGGTTCGCCCGGGACGGCACGACGCTCGCCGCCGGCGGGCGCGACGGCACCGTGAAGGTGTGGGAGATCAAGAAGTAG
- a CDS encoding RNA polymerase sigma factor, which yields MSEPPLTRVTLLARLKDGRDTGAWSEFVQLYGPVVYRFARNRGLQDADAADLMQDVMRSVARNAHRMEYDPKRGTFRGWLYTVTRNKIYNFLSSQKNRPRGTGDADAQERLDATPAREEEGPDADWEKEYQRGLSARAMELVRSEFQPNTWAAFWQTAVEGKSAAEVGTGLKMSSGAVYVAKSRVLARLRDEVQKMIAEES from the coding sequence ATGTCCGAGCCGCCGCTCACGCGGGTCACGTTGCTCGCCCGTCTCAAGGACGGGCGCGACACCGGGGCGTGGAGCGAGTTCGTTCAGTTGTACGGCCCGGTTGTGTACCGGTTCGCGCGGAACCGCGGGCTACAGGACGCCGACGCCGCGGACCTCATGCAGGATGTGATGCGGAGCGTGGCCCGGAACGCCCACCGCATGGAGTACGACCCGAAACGCGGGACCTTCCGCGGATGGTTGTACACGGTCACGCGGAACAAGATTTACAACTTCCTGAGCAGTCAGAAGAACCGGCCGCGCGGCACCGGCGACGCGGACGCCCAGGAGCGACTCGACGCCACGCCGGCGCGCGAAGAGGAAGGTCCCGACGCCGATTGGGAAAAAGAGTACCAGCGCGGGCTGAGTGCCCGCGCGATGGAACTGGTCCGGAGCGAGTTTCAGCCGAACACGTGGGCGGCGTTCTGGCAGACGGCGGTCGAGGGAAAGAGTGCCGCGGAGGTCGGGACCGGCCTTAAAATGAGTTCCGGGGCGGTGTACGTGGCCAAGAGCCGCGTGCTCGCGCGGCTCCGCGACGAAGTGCAGAAGATGATTGCCGAAGAGAGTTAG
- a CDS encoding AAA family ATPase, with protein MSGIWHIPGCPEPPEWRVDLSALCERYPWLEPLAECPQDPIFHAEGDVLTHLGMVLTELAALPEFRELSEQDRHIVFAGTLLHDISKPECTKVEEDGRVRSPGHAVKGVYKARRILTDDETFAPLGTPFEIREQVLALVRWHGLPANYLEKPDPQRAVILTSLTTRMDLLTILAEADHRGRVVKKEDDTRTRVALFPDFCTECECWDGPRAFANDHSRVHYFRTPGEHPTLHLYDDTKCEVTVLSGLPGSGKDTWVAEHAGDREVISLDDIRRELDVDPGDNQSEVVAAAYDRAKGLLRRGESFVWNATNVSRVLRGKVIDLSIAYKARVKVVYLEPPIPLVRQRNTGRVKRVPERVWERLFDKLDVPTPTEAHEVERLVPGDVE; from the coding sequence ATGAGCGGTATCTGGCACATCCCGGGTTGCCCGGAACCGCCCGAGTGGCGAGTGGATTTGTCCGCCCTCTGCGAACGGTACCCGTGGCTGGAGCCGCTCGCCGAGTGTCCTCAGGACCCCATTTTCCACGCAGAGGGTGACGTCCTCACGCACCTCGGTATGGTGCTCACGGAACTCGCGGCGCTGCCCGAGTTCCGTGAGCTTTCGGAGCAGGACCGGCACATCGTTTTCGCGGGCACGCTCCTGCACGACATCTCGAAACCCGAATGCACGAAGGTCGAAGAAGACGGGCGCGTGCGCTCGCCCGGCCACGCGGTGAAGGGCGTGTACAAGGCGCGCCGCATCCTCACCGACGACGAAACGTTCGCCCCGCTCGGAACGCCGTTCGAGATCCGCGAACAGGTGCTGGCGCTCGTCCGGTGGCACGGGTTGCCGGCCAACTACCTCGAAAAGCCGGACCCGCAGCGGGCAGTAATCCTGACCAGCCTGACCACGCGGATGGACCTGCTCACGATCCTCGCCGAAGCCGACCACCGCGGGCGCGTTGTGAAAAAGGAAGACGACACGCGCACGCGGGTCGCGCTGTTCCCCGATTTCTGCACCGAGTGCGAGTGCTGGGACGGTCCCCGCGCGTTCGCCAACGATCACTCCCGCGTCCATTACTTTCGCACGCCGGGCGAGCACCCGACCCTTCACCTGTACGACGACACGAAGTGCGAAGTGACGGTGCTGAGCGGGTTGCCGGGTAGCGGAAAAGACACCTGGGTGGCCGAACACGCCGGCGACCGGGAGGTGATTTCGCTCGACGACATCCGGCGCGAACTGGACGTGGACCCGGGCGACAACCAGAGCGAAGTGGTCGCCGCGGCCTACGATCGCGCGAAGGGTCTGTTGCGGCGCGGTGAATCGTTCGTGTGGAACGCGACCAACGTGTCGCGCGTCCTGCGTGGCAAAGTCATTGATCTCAGTATCGCGTACAAGGCGCGGGTGAAGGTGGTGTACTTGGAACCGCCAATTCCGCTGGTCCGACAGCGGAACACGGGGCGCGTGAAGCGCGTGCCCGAACGCGTCTGGGAGCGGTTGTTCGACAAACTGGACGTGCCCACGCCCACCGAGGCCCACGAAGTCGAGCGTTTGGTGCCCGGCGACGTGGAGTGA
- a CDS encoding ABC transporter ATP-binding protein — protein sequence MIQIQNLSIRQGTFALFGVSLEVPPGRYAVLMGRSGCGKTTLLETIAGLRAPHAGTIALAGRDVTRLRPAARHVGYVPQDGVLFSTMTVRQNIGFALDVRGAPLVDTARRVAELADWLEVTHLLDRYPRFLSGGEKNRVALGRALANRPPVLLLDEPLASLDDDTRDHLVTVLARLRERREVTVLHVTHNRSEADRLADVVFRLDGGTVLETSG from the coding sequence GTGATCCAGATTCAGAACTTATCGATCCGTCAGGGCACGTTCGCGCTGTTCGGTGTGTCGCTGGAAGTGCCGCCGGGCCGCTACGCGGTGTTAATGGGCCGCAGCGGGTGCGGAAAAACCACGCTCCTCGAAACGATCGCCGGTCTGCGTGCCCCGCACGCGGGCACGATCGCGCTCGCCGGGCGCGACGTAACGCGGTTGCGCCCGGCGGCGCGGCACGTCGGGTACGTCCCGCAAGACGGCGTGCTCTTCTCGACCATGACCGTGCGCCAGAACATCGGCTTCGCGCTGGACGTTCGCGGCGCCCCCCTGGTCGACACCGCAAGGCGTGTGGCGGAACTGGCCGATTGGCTCGAAGTGACGCACCTGCTGGACCGCTACCCACGGTTCTTGAGCGGGGGCGAGAAGAACCGCGTCGCGCTCGGCCGGGCGCTCGCGAACCGGCCGCCGGTGCTGCTGCTCGACGAGCCGCTCGCGTCGCTCGACGACGACACCCGCGACCACCTCGTCACCGTACTCGCGCGGCTCCGTGAGCGGCGTGAAGTGACCGTGCTGCACGTCACGCACAACCGCTCGGAAGCGGACCGGCTCGCAGACGTGGTGTTCCGCCTCGACGGCGGAACGGTACTGGAAACGAGCGGCTAA
- a CDS encoding ribosome-binding factor A, translating to MSRRRQKADQFRHLADDISPEDGTDPKDFHAKPWNAPKQASRKEKQLCTQVRQALDGAFAAARDPVIQATSVVGVEPAPHSGRLRVLVAVPPDVIAQHAVEALARAAGFLRSEVAAAISRRYAPELVFEVVPN from the coding sequence ATGAGCAGGCGGCGACAGAAGGCGGACCAGTTCCGCCACCTTGCAGATGACATCAGCCCCGAAGACGGCACCGATCCAAAGGACTTCCACGCGAAGCCGTGGAACGCGCCGAAGCAGGCCAGTCGCAAGGAAAAGCAGCTCTGTACGCAAGTGCGCCAGGCGCTGGACGGCGCGTTCGCGGCAGCCCGTGATCCCGTGATCCAAGCGACGAGCGTGGTGGGGGTCGAACCGGCTCCGCACTCGGGGCGGTTACGAGTGCTGGTCGCGGTTCCGCCGGACGTGATCGCTCAACACGCCGTGGAAGCCCTGGCGCGAGCGGCCGGGTTCCTGCGGAGCGAAGTGGCTGCTGCGATCAGCCGCCGGTACGCGCCCGAATTGGTGTTCGAGGTGGTACCGAACTGA